A genomic stretch from Rhodothermales bacterium includes:
- a CDS encoding RNA polymerase sigma factor, with translation MANPPNTTSQPDDLWARAIDGDRDAFEEAIAPHHDTLMEAARRKVAARIDAGELREGALTPEELVGETMIRAFDHRENFEPDQMSFRAWLVGIQYRTLNRLIRDEHSYDDQKALSLDAEVPTNDDYDAVEESFYEFRQPFDVTTYAEMIPSRQPGDVEIDPRNQALTQQERDYLDASGLPPEHRHLVEFHDEFELSLSEVAQIMEYSLRDTAEALGEARMHVRHYIGSTDVDDVAEDEPIDSYTGEPIRQNPSYPDTSTDSDNDTATRA, from the coding sequence ATGGCCAACCCTCCCAACACGACCTCCCAACCGGACGACCTCTGGGCCCGCGCGATTGACGGGGACCGAGACGCGTTCGAAGAAGCCATCGCTCCGCACCACGACACGCTGATGGAGGCCGCGCGCCGCAAGGTCGCCGCGCGCATCGACGCGGGCGAGCTCCGCGAGGGCGCCCTCACCCCGGAGGAGCTCGTCGGCGAGACGATGATCCGCGCGTTCGACCACCGCGAGAACTTCGAGCCCGACCAGATGAGCTTCCGCGCGTGGCTCGTCGGCATCCAGTACCGGACGCTGAACCGGCTCATCCGCGACGAGCACAGCTACGACGACCAGAAGGCGCTCTCGCTCGACGCCGAGGTCCCGACGAACGACGACTACGACGCCGTCGAGGAGAGCTTCTACGAGTTCCGCCAGCCCTTCGACGTGACGACCTACGCCGAGATGATCCCGAGCCGGCAGCCGGGTGACGTCGAGATCGACCCGCGCAACCAGGCGCTCACGCAGCAGGAGCGGGACTACCTCGACGCCAGCGGGCTCCCCCCCGAGCACCGCCACCTCGTCGAGTTCCACGACGAGTTCGAGCTCTCGCTCTCCGAGGTCGCGCAGATCATGGAGTACTCGCTGCGCGACACGGCCGAGGCCCTCGGCGAAGCCCGCATGCACGTCCGCCACTACATCGGCTCGACGGACGTGGACGACGTGGCCGAAGACGAGCCCATCGACAGCTACACCGGCGAGCCCATCCGCCAGAACCCGTCCTACCCCGACACCTCCACTGACTCCGACAACGACACCGCGACCCGAGCATGA